A segment of the bacterium genome:
AAGCGTCCTCTCCCAGACCTTTGACGATTTTGAGCTAATAGTGGTTGACGACGGCAGCGAGGACTCCACCGCAGCCTTTCTTGAGGAGACCTTCGCAGACCCGCGCCTTCGCGTCATCCGGCAGGGAAACCGGGGCGTCTCCGCGGCGCGGAACACCGGCGTCGGCCAATCGCGCGGTGAGTTTCTGGCCTTCCTCGATTCGGACGACCTCTGGACAGAAGAAAAACTTCGCCTTTCGCGAAAGGCGCTCGAAGAGCATCCCGAGGCGGCGCTGGTCTACACCGAAGAGATATGGCACAGGCGCGGCAAATGGGCCAACCCCTGCTCCCACCACGCCAAGCGCTCGGGGTGGATCTTTCCCCACTGCATCCCCCTCTGCATCATAAGCCCCTCTTCGGCGGTTATACGGCGCGAAGCATTCATGAAAGCGGGCGGTTTCGATGAATCTCTGCCCGCCTGCGAGGATTACGACCTGTGGCTGCGCCTTACCTCGCGCCATAGCGTCCACCTCGTCGAAGAAAAGCTGATAATAAAGAGAAACGGCCACGAAGGGCAGCTTTCCGCCATACACTTCGCGCAGGATCGCTACCGGGTGGCGGCGCTCTGGAAGATAGCCCTGGACGAAGAGGTGAGGGGCGACTGGAGGATCGAGGCGCTGAAGGCCATAGCCGAAAAATCGCACATCGTCGCCGAAGGCGCGCTAAAGCGCGGCAACGTCGAACGCTCCGAGATATTCTCTCACTCCCGGAAGGAGGCGCTCTTTTGTCTGGCGAAACTTCAGGGCTGAAAACTCTGCCCGTTGAACTCCTGCGCTCCGGGGAGGAGATTTACTCCTTTTCGGCGAAGGGAGAGGAACACCAAAAAGCGTTGGCGGAGTCGGTGGCGCGCTACGGGCTCCTGCGCCCTCTGCTGGTCCTTCACGAAGGCGAGGGGTATCTCGTAGCCTCGGGGTCGGCGAGACTTCGCGCACTCAAAGAGGCCGGAATGGAGGAAGCGCCCTGCGCCGTCTTCAAGGGCGATGAAAGCTCCCTCTTCGACCTGCTGCTGGAAGAAGCTCTCGCCTCCGGCGTGCTCAACCCCGCTGAAATCTGCCTGTACCTTAAAAAAAGAATGGAGCGGACCGGCGAGGACGCCGAAACGCTGGCCCGAAGCGGCGTACTCGAAAAACTCGGACTTCCGCCGCGCCCCGGAGCGATGGACGACCCCCTTTTCGTCGCCGGTCTTCCCAAAGAGGAGCTTTTGCGTTTCGCGAAGGGGGAGATTCCCTTCCGGGGGGTGCGCATACTCGCTTCTGCTCCCCGCGGGGACGCGCTGACGGTCCTTGAACTGACGCGGGGACTCCGCATCGGGCAGAACAAGTTCCACGACCTCGCGCGGCAGCTTCTTGAGTGCGCGTGGCGCGAGGGGATAACGGTCAAAGAGTGGGCGAAAAGGGAGAAGCTTTACGATTTTAAAGGCGACGGCGACCAACTCCGCGAAAAGGTGTTTTCCCTTCGCTATCCAACCGTCGCCGGGTGGTCGGCGTCCTTTCTCGATGACGCGAAGCTGGCCGACCTCCCCGCAAACGTCCGGGTCGAGCACTCGAAGGGGTTCGAGGGCGGGAAACTGCGCCTCATAATCTCCTTCGGCAGCCTCGAAGAGCTCTCGAAAGCCGCAAAAGAGGTGGAGAAAAAAGCTTCTGCCGGAGACCTCGACCCCCTTCTGAAGTACTTGGAATGAATGAGCTTTTGATAAAGAAAGTCGCGGTAGACCGTGATGTTCTGCATCTTCCCTTCACGGAAAGGGTTCTCTCGACGCTCCCCCCGGATGTTCCCGTAGAAGTCCGCGAAGAGGGCGAGGAGATTCCGAAGGGGAAGACCTCGCTCCACCTCACCCGCGAGCGGGGAACCTTTTTCAAGGATTGCCCCTGCACGCCGGGCGCGGTGGGGTGCGGCTACCGCATCTTCACCCTCGGCTTTCAGTGCCCCTTTGCCTGCTCCTACTGCTTTTTGCGTTTTTACGCGCCCGACCTCCCGCTGACCCTCTACTGCAACCTCGAAGAGGCGAGGGAGGAATTCAGACTGAAAGCGGCGAAGCTCGGGCGCTTCCGCGTCGGGACCGGGGAATTCACCGATTCCCTGGCCCTGGACGGGATAACCGGCCACTCCCGTTTCATGAGCGAACTCGCCAAAGAGTTCCCCGATGTCTTGGTGGAGTTGAAGACCAAATCCGCCGTAATCGAGCCGCTGCTGGCCTGCTCGCCTCCCAGAAACGTCGTCCCCGCGTGGTCGGTCAACCCGGAAGCCTTCGCCACGAGCGACGAACCCCTCGCCGCGACCCTTCGGGAGCGGCTCGAAGCCGCGAAAAAGGCGGTTTCGGCCGGGCTTTCGGTTGGCTTTCACTTCGACCCGGTGATAATTCACGGCAACTGGCGCGAGGAGTACGGGAGGCTCATCGAAAACCTCTTCGACTCGGCGCCGCCGGAAAAAATCGCCTGGATAAGCGTGGGCTCGCTGCGCTTTCCCCGGCGCTTTCTGGACCAGTGGGGGTACGCACTGCGTTCCGGCAGAATCTACTTCGACGAGATAATCGACTGCGACGACGGCAAGATGCGCTACTTCTGGCCGCTGCGCAGGGAGGCTTACCGCTTCTTCAGGGAGCGCGTAGGCTCGCTGGGCAGGGGAAAGGTTCCCCTCTACCTCTGCATGGAGCCGAAGACCATGTGGGAGAGCGCCTTTCTCCTCTCGCCGGAGGAGGGCGAGGTGGAGAAAATCCTTTGCGGGTTGGAAAGGTGATGGTTTTAACCTATTATGTCTGAGGTTGTTTTAAAAACTGCTGCGAGCCCCGTTTACTGCGTCGCGTGCTCGCTCAACGCTCAACGTATTGACGATACTGCCTCGCGTCTCGCCCGCGTCTCCTTGTAAACGGGGCTTCTCGCGACGTTTTTAAAGCAACCTCCTGATCGGTATTCCAGGAGGCAGCGCATTTATTGTAAAGAAAAAAAACGGCAAACTATTTCGGCGAAGGGCAAGGAGTCCGCAGGGCGCGCGACGAAGACAGTAGCGTGACTACGTCAAGGAGCGCGAGCGAGTAGCGACGAAGCTCAGCGTCAAAAGCCGAAGCCGTGTTAGTGTTAGAGGGATAATGGAAATCTATTTCAAGATAATGCTCGAAACCGGCTGGCCGATCATCCTCATGTTCGTCGCCGAGCGCGTGGCCATGAGCTATCTGCTGGCGACCAACAAGCGCTGCGAGTGGGTGCGGTCAAAGTCGTGGCTCCATCCCAACGCCATCAGTTTCTACCGCTTCCCGATGGGCATACTCTCGGTCTACACCCTGCATCTGGGTTATCCGCGCCTCGCCATCTGGATCTTTTCCTTCTGGATGATAACCGACCTCACCGACGGCGACATTGCGCGGCGCTGCAACCTGAGCACGGAGAAGGGCGCGACCATCGACCCTCTTTCCGACAAGCTCATGTACATACCCGCCCTCGCCTACATGGCGTGGAAGGGGTTTCTGGATCCCACCGCCGTCATTGTTTTCATCGCCCTTGACGTTCTCGGGCAGATGTCGCGCCTCGTGGTGGAAAACAAGGCTGCCAACCTCTTCGGCAAAGCCAAGACCTTTCTCGTCGTCGTCCTCCTCATCGCCACCGTGCTGGAAATAATCTACGGCCCGCTCCCCCACTCGCGGGTTCTAGGCCCTCTGATGGGGTTTTGCATCGGTCTGGCCTTTTGCTCCGTGGCCTTCAAGATTATCCCCAATTACTGGTACGCCAACATACTCAGCCTGATGAACATGGTCTGCGGTATCGCGGGCATCGTGACGATACTAATGGGGAAGCCGCTTATTTACGCCTTCGGCCTCGTCTTCCTCGGCCAGTTTCTCGACCTCTTCGACGGGCGGGCGGCGGAGCGGTGGGGATCGACTCCGAAGGGGGAGATGTTTGACGACATAGCCGACGGGACCAGCTTCGGCGGCACCGTCGGCCTCATGGTCGCCTACTCCTTCAAGAGTCCCGCCTTCGGGTGGTCTCTCGGGATACTGCACACCTTCTGCACGATCTTCCGGCTCGTCCGCTTCATAATCAGGAAGAGAAAGGCTGGGGTAGAGGGAGGGGTCGAGTGGTTTTGCGGAATGCCGAGCCCCGGCGGCGCGCTCCTCGCGGGAAGCGCCTGCATCTTTCTGGAAGCCGAGTGGATGCGGGCGGTAATGGTTGTAGCCTCCTCGCTGCTGATGGTCTCAAGCATACCCTACCCGCACTTCGGTCGCTCGATATTGCCGAAAGTCCCCCTCTTCGCCAGAGTTCTGATCCTGGGCGTCTTCACCTTAATGCTGGCCCACGCCGTAAAGAGGATGGATTTTGGCGAGCCGATGGCCGTGGTTTTCGTGGTTTCGGTTGTCTACATGATCAGCCCTATATTCACACGAAGCTCTGGTCAGATGACCGCATAGGCCTGAAAACTGCTGCGAGCCCCGTTTTCTGTGTCGTGTGCTCGCTCAAGTGCTCGCCGTAGCGCTGCTACTGTCTCGCCCTCTCGCTCCGCGACTCCTTGAAACCGGGGCTTCTCGCGACGTTTTCCCGCTCTCTGGATACTCTGAAAAGCCTTGATGCTCCTAATCGATGATTTCCAACGAGATGCCGAAGACCATTCCGCTTTCGTTCACCAGAAAGGTCAGCAGGTAGATCTCCTTCGTGAATTTGTAGGGGGTCAACCCCTGCGCGAAACCGGCGAGAAGTATCTTTTCCCTTGCGGCGGCGAACTCGTTGCCGGGAGAGATTCCGAAGATGCTGTTCTTAGGGTTGTGCGACGTGATCATCCTCACGACGCCGTCGTGGCCATATCCTATCGAGACATCCAGGGAGTCGAAAATGTAGACGCAGCCCTTAAGGCAGGGCTCGGAGGCGGCCTTCACGCCCTTTAAAACATTCAGGTCTTCCCGCGAGAGGAGGGTCACGCCGAAGACGTCGATCTCTTTGTTTATCTCATCGCTCCTCACGGTGTTTCTCCCGCAGCCGTCAGCCGCCAGCGTCAGGAGGGCCAGTAGCGCGAAAAGCACCGTACGGTCAAACCAACTTCCACCTTTTGTATCCGGCATCCTTGCCTCCGGTCCGGCCTGTCCGCCGTGAAAGCAAAAAAGGCCGCCCATATCCCGGCGGCCTTTTGAAGCCTCTTGGCGTTCCTACTTCTCCAAAGGATACCCCATTTCCTTCCAGCCGGTTATCCCGGCGGGGTAGCGGTTGACGCTCTTGAAACCGTTTTCGGCAAGGATTTTCGCGCCCAGGTGGCTCCTCCGGCACGCCACGAAACCGCAATACAGCACGACGGGCTTTTCCTTGTCGCTTCCGGCGGTTTTCACGACGGATTCGGTGTCGAAGGGGGTAAGCTCCTTTTCGGTCTTGGGCAGGGGGCTGTTGACCGCGCCGGGGATGTGGCCCTTGTCGTACTCATCCTTCGGAAGCACGTCGATGATAATCATGTCCTTCTTCTCTGCAGTCCATTTGTACAACTCTTCGGTATTAACGAGCTTGTAGCCGCCGTCTTTGGCGTCGTCCAACAGTTTTAGGGAAGCTTTCTCGATGGGAAGTTCAAGGCCGCTGGGCGAAGTGCCGATCTTGCTGCCGATTCCCGCGCACGCGCTTAGGGTAAGGGCGAAGAGGAGGACGAGCGAGGCGTTCAAAAATCTTTTCATGGCGCACCTTTGTTTGGGTAAAGTCCGGTCGTAAAGTCAGGCCGAACGATAGCGCCCGCGCCAAGACCCGTCAAATCGGCAATATCGATAACTTCGGCACCAGGAATAGATTTTACGAATGGGAGATTGAACCGGAGTGAGGCAAGTCATCTCGCGAACTATCAATTTGCTATCAATTTTTTGATAATTGATAGTTGCAAGTTGACACTAAATGAAAAACAATAGCAACAGCGCGGAATTATACAGCTATATGTTAGGCGCTATTTTTGACGGTAGGCCTGAGGGGGCGAGGAAATGAAACTTGCGCCCGGTCTTCACCATCGTTAAAAGCCCCATCCGCTCAAGCTCAAGAAGGTCGCTTCTGGCCGTGGCGTAGGCGAGGTTGTGATAGGTCTGGTGTTCTTTTATCGAGTATTCGGCGCCGGGGTGGCTAAGCGCGTGACGCAAAAGCTCTATCTGCCTTGAGTTCAGGTTCCTCGCGAACCCGGAAAGCAGGTCCTTCGCCCTTTTCGTCTCCTCAGTCTTTTTTGCGACCTTCTCCTCGAATCTCTTTAAAGCGCGCTCGATCGTTTCAAGCTGATTCATTATGAAGTAGGTGGCGTCCCCCTCGTCCGTCTCCGTGTAGAGAAAAGCGCGATAGTATTTTGCCCTGGCCCTGTTTATCTCCGCCGAGATGGAGAGGTATTCCATCAGCCAGTAGCCCCGGTTCAGCGCCGACCAGTAGAAGAGGGAGCGGGCGGTCCTGCCGTTGCCGTCAACGAAGGGATGGTCGTAGGCGAGCTGGAAGTGAATTAAAATCGCCCGTATCAGGGGGTGGACGAACGGCGAGCTGTCGTCGGGCGCATTGGCGAAGGCGCAAAGGTCCCTGAGCCGTTCCCTGAGCGTGTCCGCTCCCGGAGGAGTATGAAGGCGCTCGCCGGTCAGGCTGTCCTGAACGACTATGTCGTCGGTTTTCCGCAGCTTTCCCGCGTCCTTCGGGTTGTCCAGCGTGTTGTGGGTGACGACGGAATGGAGTTCGAGTATCAGTTCCGGAGTCAGTTTTTCTTTCGCGTTACCCCGGATGAACTCCATCGCCCGGTAATTGTTGAGTATCATCCATTCGCTTTTGTTCCGGGGCTCCCGCTGCTCCAGCAGCATTTTTTTCGCCACGTCGGTGGTGGTAACGGCTCCTTCGAGCTGGCTGGAGGTTATGGACTCCTCGAAAAGGGAGGAGACGATGAAGTTGTCCCTTATCGAAACGTTGGCGTCGGGGCAGACACCGGACAGGGCTCCGGCGGTCTTCCGTTCCAGAAGGCGCAGGCGGTTGCCGATGGAGTCGGGCTGAAGGAATTTGAAAAAATTCCCTTCCTTGTCCTTCAGGGGGTAGTTTTTGAGAGTGAATTTGCGGGCGATTTTTACCGCCCACCACCACTTTTCGCTGGAGACCCCCTCGGGCGGTTTTCTGTGCCGGAGTTCGTCCCAGTGGAGATACTTTCCCTCAGGTTCGACTTCTAATATTCCGGGGTGGTCCAGCAGTCTTACAAAGTCCCCGGCATCCGGCCCGGGCGGCGCTACAGGCATTTTCATGACCGGCTCCGTCGTTTAATTATCAATTTGAAAAATAATGATAATTGTAAAATTGATATTTTGCAACCATCGAACTATCAATTTGCTATCAATTTTTTGATAATTGATAATTAGACGGTTTTGCAAAACCGCAAGTAGCCGTTATTATTGGATATTTTTGATTGCCGCGAAGGATGGAAATGTACGGCGGGTGGTGAGACGAAACCTACCCCTCTTGTTTTTCCTCGACAAGCTCCTTGACCACATGACCCGCCATCACCGCGCCGAAGATTACGGGGAGGTAGGAGATCGAGCCGACGGGGCTTCGCGCCCTGCCGCGGTGAAAGTCTTCCGCTTTGGGTTCGAGCGGCTCGCTGACCAGCGCCGGGGTGTCGGTGTGGACGGCGGGGATGGGGCCGGAGATGCCCCGTGAGCGGAGGCGCTTTCTAAGGTGCCTCGCCAGCGGGCAGTTGCGGGTGGCGAAGAGGTCGGAGACCCTGACGCCGGTGGGGTCGATCCTGCCCCCCGCGCCGGTGGATACGACCAGCGGCACCCCGAGGGTTTTGCAGCGGACGATAAGTTCTACCTTGGGGTTCAGGCTGTCTATACAGTCGAGGACGTAGTCGAACGCGGGAAGGTCGAAGTTTTCGGCGGTGTCGGGGGCGAAGAAATCCTCCACGGGAGTAACTGCGCACCCGGGGTTTATCTCGCGGAGGCGCTCGGTTATCACCTCGGCCTTGGGCCTGCCTACCGTCGAGCGAAGCGCGATAAGCTGGCGGTTGAGGTTGGACTCCTTCACCTTGTCGAAATCCACAACCGTTATCGCGCCGACGCCCGCGCGGCACAGAAATTCCGTCGCAGCCCCGCCCACGCCGCCTAGGCCGAAGACTATGACGCTGGCTTCGGAGAGTTTTTTCAGCCCCTTTTCTCCGATGAGCATCCTCGTCCGTTCGTGCATATCCATCATTCTTCTCCCAAAAACAGCCTTCGGGCGTTGCTTGAAGTGGTTTCGGCCAGCTCTTCCCCGCTCACGCCGAGCGCTTCGGCCAAGGCGCGTACGGTCTCGGGAAGGTCCGCCGGGTCGTGAAGCTCCCCCTTCTTACTCCAGGGCGGGAGGTCGGGCGCGTCGGTCTCGACGAGGAGGCGGTCCGCCGGGATGAATTTTACCACCCTGCGGAGGTTTTCCTTGCGCGGGTAGGTTACTGTCGCGCCTATGGAGAGGTAAAGGTTGGCGTCCAGCGCCTTTTTCGCCATGTCGAGCGAGCCGGTGAAGTTGTGGTAGACGGCGGGGCCGCGATAGCCCGCCTCGCGCATTACCGAAAGCGTTTCGTAAAAACCCTTGCGGATGTGAAGAAGGAGCGGCAGGCGAAGCTCCTTGGCCAGCAGCACCTGAAAGTGAAAGCACTCCCTCTGAAGCTCCTCGTTTTCACGCCCGTTCCAGAAATCCAGCCCCGTCTCTCCTACGGCGCGAAACCCTCCGGCGCGAAGGAGCGCCGAAAGCTCGGCCAGGGGTTCGCGGCCCTTCAAGTATAACGGGTGGAGCCCGGCGGCGGGGAGGACGAAGGGATACTTTTTGTGGATGGAGAGCGCCTTTTTTGACGAGTCAACGTTAATCGCGGCGTTGACCGCGCCGCTTATCCCCGCCGCCTTCATCCTTTCGACTACGGTGGGAAGCTCCCTGAAAAAGGGCTCGTAGTCAAGGTGAAGGTGGGTGTCGAAGTACATCGCCTAAAAGAATCTCATGTCGAGCCAGCCGGCGAACGCTACGAGGAAGAAGATCGAAAGGATGGTGCAGAGGGTATAGAGCCAGCCCTTTATCACCGGCCGCGCTTTCCCCTTCGAGCGCAGATAGAAGCTGATGAGAAAGCCCGGCAGGAAGCTGTAGAGGGTTATGTAGGGGAGCTTCAGCAGCGTGAAGCCGAGCTGGCCGAAAAAGTAGCGGTCGACCTCGGAGTAGTCGGCCCGCCCCTCGCGAAGAGCCCTCTTGTAGGTCTGCCTTACGGTCTCCCACTCCTTTTGCCCGCCCGCCTTCTCCAGAAAGGCTGCCTCGTCCAGCGGCCCCGCCGGTTCGCCGCCGTCTCTCGGGACGATGGAGTAGATATTCCGCTTGTCGTCCGGCTTCCCCTCTTTCAGGGCGTAGTGCTTGCCGTAGACGAAGGTTTCCGTCACAAAAAGCGCCATCAGCGGCCCCGC
Coding sequences within it:
- a CDS encoding tRNA threonylcarbamoyladenosine dehydratase; the encoded protein is MMDMHERTRMLIGEKGLKKLSEASVIVFGLGGVGGAATEFLCRAGVGAITVVDFDKVKESNLNRQLIALRSTVGRPKAEVITERLREINPGCAVTPVEDFFAPDTAENFDLPAFDYVLDCIDSLNPKVELIVRCKTLGVPLVVSTGAGGRIDPTGVRVSDLFATRNCPLARHLRKRLRSRGISGPIPAVHTDTPALVSEPLEPKAEDFHRGRARSPVGSISYLPVIFGAVMAGHVVKELVEEKQEG
- a CDS encoding CDP-diacylglycerol--glycerol-3-phosphate 3-phosphatidyltransferase, which produces MEIYFKIMLETGWPIILMFVAERVAMSYLLATNKRCEWVRSKSWLHPNAISFYRFPMGILSVYTLHLGYPRLAIWIFSFWMITDLTDGDIARRCNLSTEKGATIDPLSDKLMYIPALAYMAWKGFLDPTAVIVFIALDVLGQMSRLVVENKAANLFGKAKTFLVVVLLIATVLEIIYGPLPHSRVLGPLMGFCIGLAFCSVAFKIIPNYWYANILSLMNMVCGIAGIVTILMGKPLIYAFGLVFLGQFLDLFDGRAAERWGSTPKGEMFDDIADGTSFGGTVGLMVAYSFKSPAFGWSLGILHTFCTIFRLVRFIIRKRKAGVEGGVEWFCGMPSPGGALLAGSACIFLEAEWMRAVMVVASSLLMVSSIPYPHFGRSILPKVPLFARVLILGVFTLMLAHAVKRMDFGEPMAVVFVVSVVYMISPIFTRSSGQMTA
- a CDS encoding rhodanese-like domain-containing protein; this translates as MKRFLNASLVLLFALTLSACAGIGSKIGTSPSGLELPIEKASLKLLDDAKDGGYKLVNTEELYKWTAEKKDMIIIDVLPKDEYDKGHIPGAVNSPLPKTEKELTPFDTESVVKTAGSDKEKPVVLYCGFVACRRSHLGAKILAENGFKSVNRYPAGITGWKEMGYPLEK
- a CDS encoding glycosyltransferase — encoded protein: MKRAPAVSAIIPTFNRREFAAEAVRSVLSQTFDDFELIVVDDGSEDSTAAFLEETFADPRLRVIRQGNRGVSAARNTGVGQSRGEFLAFLDSDDLWTEEKLRLSRKALEEHPEAALVYTEEIWHRRGKWANPCSHHAKRSGWIFPHCIPLCIISPSSAVIRREAFMKAGGFDESLPACEDYDLWLRLTSRHSVHLVEEKLIIKRNGHEGQLSAIHFAQDRYRVAALWKIALDEEVRGDWRIEALKAIAEKSHIVAEGALKRGNVERSEIFSHSRKEALFCLAKLQG
- a CDS encoding TatD family deoxyribonuclease, which produces MYFDTHLHLDYEPFFRELPTVVERMKAAGISGAVNAAINVDSSKKALSIHKKYPFVLPAAGLHPLYLKGREPLAELSALLRAGGFRAVGETGLDFWNGRENEELQRECFHFQVLLAKELRLPLLLHIRKGFYETLSVMREAGYRGPAVYHNFTGSLDMAKKALDANLYLSIGATVTYPRKENLRRVVKFIPADRLLVETDAPDLPPWSKKGELHDPADLPETVRALAEALGVSGEELAETTSSNARRLFLGEE
- a CDS encoding Fic family protein; this translates as MKMPVAPPGPDAGDFVRLLDHPGILEVEPEGKYLHWDELRHRKPPEGVSSEKWWWAVKIARKFTLKNYPLKDKEGNFFKFLQPDSIGNRLRLLERKTAGALSGVCPDANVSIRDNFIVSSLFEESITSSQLEGAVTTTDVAKKMLLEQREPRNKSEWMILNNYRAMEFIRGNAKEKLTPELILELHSVVTHNTLDNPKDAGKLRKTDDIVVQDSLTGERLHTPPGADTLRERLRDLCAFANAPDDSSPFVHPLIRAILIHFQLAYDHPFVDGNGRTARSLFYWSALNRGYWLMEYLSISAEINRARAKYYRAFLYTETDEGDATYFIMNQLETIERALKRFEEKVAKKTEETKRAKDLLSGFARNLNSRQIELLRHALSHPGAEYSIKEHQTYHNLAYATARSDLLELERMGLLTMVKTGRKFHFLAPSGLPSKIAPNI